CGACAACTGTTCCACCTGCTTTTTGTATAGCCATCGCCAACAAGCGGAAGGTGGTGATACCAGATACGCTTCCGATAGAGCTGTATTATTGGAAGAAGGAGAACTTGGAGTTCGGCATTATGGATGCAGAAATTTCAGGGTATCATGTTCGTATTACCGATATGGAGCGAAGTGTTTGCGATGCAGTAAAATACAGGAATAAATTGGGGTTAGATATTTGTGCTGAAGTGATACGCTCCTATCTGAAAAAGCCAAACCGCAATCTCACTCGTTTGCAGGATTATGCCAAACGCCTCAGAGTATTCAACACATTAAAAAATTATCTTGAAATAGCAATAGAATAAAATTGGAAAAAGTAGTTTACCCTTTTATCATTCTTTCGTCTTTGAATATAAAGAACACTAAAAATAGAAGATTATGATAAAAAGTAAGATTTCTGTTGCTGTACTATTTCTGCTATGCCTTTGTTGGTTACCAACACTTTCATTGGCAAAAGGAAAGAGCCATTTTACGGTAGAAGATTCACAATATGGAACTCGCCTTGTGAAATGAGAAGGAAAAGACTCTGTTGTGGATTTTAATAACATCCAAGAGCTTAAGGATGTAAAAGTAATAGGAGAAATGGCTTTTGAAATGAATAAGTACACCGCTTTTGTTAGATGTATGATATAAAAAACAAAGTTCACAAACTTGTGAACCACAACCTTGTGAACTTTTAATAGTATATTGTAAATCAGATACTGAACCTTCGCAGGGTGTTTGGAGCTTACATGCGAAACTTGAGTTTTAAACAAACAATTCGTTCATCGTAATCTGTTTCTGTACGATGTCGCTATGTTTGTTCTGCTTCAATCCGAAAGAAGTAATCAATGTGAGGAGAAGCGATTTGGAAGTCTTCGTCTCTTCTGTGAAGATACGCAGTTTCTCTAGCAACTTCTCCTCATATTCCTTGCTGATTTCGAATTCGCTCTTGTAGAATTTCATCTCACAGATGTTGATGGTTTCATCTTTCCGGTCTATCAGCAAGTCTATTTGAGCTCCCTTTTCTGTGTTGCTGCTTCGCCATGAGCAAACCAAGGTCTGTACTCCCGAAATTCCCAGGGCATGCTTGATTTTGTCTATATGGTTTAGACAAAGCATCTCAAACGACAGTCCTGCCCAAGTATGGTATAGCTGACTGTTCTGGGAGGATGACCAGAAACTGGAATCCTGATACTTGTTATGTCTGATGAACCGGAAGTAGAAGAGCGTATAGAAATCTACTAACTGAAATAAGGTGTTTCGCTTTTGGCGAATGTCGGAAGTCATCTTGTTGGTAGTGCTGAATGGTTCATACAGACGGATGAATCCGCATTGTTCCAATTCTTCCAGTACTGTAGAGAAGGCTCCGTTATCTTTTCCTCCCGATGCTTTGACCAGTTCCTGTCGGGTCATACCCATTCCTTTGGTAGCAAGGGCAGTAACCACGGCGATATGGTCGGCTGATTTCTTAAACAAAGCTCTGTATAAGTCGTTGAATTCATCTTTCAGTTCTGCATTGTCTGCGAAAAACAGCTGGTCGATGTTCTGTGCCAGACTTTTCGATTTATCCATCATAGACAGATAATAAGGTATTCCTCCCATAATCATATAGCATTCTGCTATCTGTTTTCGGCTGTAGCCGAAGTGGTAAGCCTTGAAGTATTCTTCGCATTCGTGCAGAGTGAATGGTTTTACGATCAGATGATGGGTCAGTCGGTTGTGCAAGCCACCACGGTTGCGAATCAGGTTGTTGATCATCCAGGATGTGGCTGATCCGCAAACGATGAGTTTGATGTCGTTGCGCAGTACAGCCCAACTGTTCCAGAAGTTTTCCAGTGCTGGTATGAATCCCGATTTGGCGGTATCCATCCATGGCAATTCATCGATGAATATTACTTTCTTGCCTTCCGGAAGTGTTTCTATGTATTGTGACAAGGCATAGAATGCCAGCAGCCAGCTCTTGAACGTCTGCAGAGAGGTGGAGTGGGTATATTTTTGCAGGGCAATGCTGAAGTTGACAAGCTGTTCGCCTTTGGCAACTCCGTTCATTCCTGTCATGAAGAAGGCAAAATGATCCTCTACGGCTTTTCTGATGAGAAAAGTCTTGCCTACACGTCGTCTTCCATAGACGGCGATAAACTCTGATTTATCGGAGTTTATATATTCATTGAGCAGTTTGAGTTCTGCTTCTCTTCCTATCAGTCTCTGTTCCATATATCTTTCGTTATTTCCTATTTGCAATGAATAATGCAAGCGAGCGCAATGAAAGCTTGCTTCCAAATTGCCGAGTGCAGTTTATTTTCTGCGCAAAGATATAAAAAAATACCCATTAGCGCAAATTATTCGCGGATAATCTGCGCTAATGGTATGAAAAAAGTATGTTAGCGCAAATTATCTGTGCGAAACTGGGGTCTTTTTGAAAAGATAATAAAGCTTAAAATGCAGGCTATTATGCTATATTCTAACATGAAAACTGTATCTTTGCAAAATCTGTCAGTATATTGGCTGCCTGATGGGGCAAAACGGTAGGTAGATGAGAGAATGTGATGAATAATAACTAACTGATAATAATATGAAATCTATTAACTTGATTATCTTGTTTTTGATGGCTGTATTGCCAACCCATGCTCGCGGCAATCTGCACAATCGGTACAAAGTGCACTGAGTAGAGTGCAATTTTTGTTAAAAAGTGCACTGAATTCAGTGCACTTTCGCTATTTATTCGTATATTTGCAGCAAAGAACAACATAATCGGGCAAAAAAATGGAACAGTTACAAACAACATTTGACAAATTGCTGAGAGAAACGAGTACCACGTTTCATCGCTATATGTATAATCGCATCAATTGGGATGCTCGTATGATAGGTCTAATGGGACCAAGAGGTGTAGGTAAAACAACTTTGGTGCTTCAACACATCAAAGAACAACTACCAAGAAAAGACTCACTCTATGTACAGGCAGAAGATTTTTATTTTGCCAATCATAGGCTCACCGAACTGGCAGATTCATTTGCAAAGATGGGCGGAAAGTATCTTTTCATTGATGAAATCCATAAATACAAGGATTGGGCAAGAGAGTTGAAATTAATATACGACTACCATTCCGAACTCCATGTAATGTTTACCGGATCATCTGTTCTCGATATAGCAAAGGGGGCATTTGACTTGAGTCGTCGTGCGCTTATGTACGAGATGCAAGGTCTATCATACCGGGAATATCTGGAACTCTTTCATGGAATCCACTTTCCTGTATGTACTTTAGAACAGCTTCTGCAACAGAATGTCAATATACCGAATGGCTTCTTGCCATTAGAACATTTCGCAGACTATCTGCAACGAGGGTATTATCCTTTTTCTGATGGCGACATCAGGATGTATATTCAGCAAGTGGTCAATGCAACGATAGAA
The Segatella copri DNA segment above includes these coding regions:
- a CDS encoding AAA family ATPase → MEQRLIGREAELKLLNEYINSDKSEFIAVYGRRRVGKTFLIRKAVEDHFAFFMTGMNGVAKGEQLVNFSIALQKYTHSTSLQTFKSWLLAFYALSQYIETLPEGKKVIFIDELPWMDTAKSGFIPALENFWNSWAVLRNDIKLIVCGSATSWMINNLIRNRGGLHNRLTHHLIVKPFTLHECEEYFKAYHFGYSRKQIAECYMIMGGIPYYLSMMDKSKSLAQNIDQLFFADNAELKDEFNDLYRALFKKSADHIAVVTALATKGMGMTRQELVKASGGKDNGAFSTVLEELEQCGFIRLYEPFSTTNKMTSDIRQKRNTLFQLVDFYTLFYFRFIRHNKYQDSSFWSSSQNSQLYHTWAGLSFEMLCLNHIDKIKHALGISGVQTLVCSWRSSNTEKGAQIDLLIDRKDETINICEMKFYKSEFEISKEYEEKLLEKLRIFTEETKTSKSLLLTLITSFGLKQNKHSDIVQKQITMNELFV
- a CDS encoding type IV toxin-antitoxin system AbiEi family antitoxin domain-containing protein; protein product: MNNIVCKVAALGGTISTADISHLSEYKRLLRAKERGDLIKLRHGIYAVPDALLNTMIDVERIVPNGIVCLYNAWAYHQLSTTVPPAFCIAIANKRKVVIPDTLPIELYYWKKENLEFGIMDAEISGYHVRITDMERSVCDAVKYRNKLGLDICAEVIRSYLKKPNRNLTRLQDYAKRLRVFNTLKNYLEIAIE
- a CDS encoding ATP-binding protein, whose translation is MEQLQTTFDKLLRETSTTFHRYMYNRINWDARMIGLMGPRGVGKTTLVLQHIKEQLPRKDSLYVQAEDFYFANHRLTELADSFAKMGGKYLFIDEIHKYKDWARELKLIYDYHSELHVMFTGSSVLDIAKGAFDLSRRALMYEMQGLSYREYLELFHGIHFPVCTLEQLLQQNVNIPNGFLPLEHFADYLQRGYYPFSDGDIRMYIQQVVNATIETDIPQYADLTVSTARKLKRLLAIIAQSAPFKPNMSQIGGQLEVSRNNIADLCTYLEKAGLIGQLRTSTGGIQGLGKVDKIYLDNPTLIYTLAGKSVEIGTVRETFFFNQTRSLIPVTVSPISDFLIDGKYTFEVGGKKKKQNQLQNIENGYVVKDDIETGYGNIIPLWMFGMLY